The Leguminivora glycinivorella isolate SPB_JAAS2020 chromosome 17, LegGlyc_1.1, whole genome shotgun sequence genome has a window encoding:
- the LOC125235570 gene encoding xanthine dehydrogenase/oxidase-like — MDRVEFRVNGELQSVGSDVRSDLSLLEYLRVRCELRGTKYLCRQGSCGACVVAVARPGEQQHAVNSCLVSVTSCQDWEITTIEGVGNRLKGYHPIQKTLAKLNGSQCGYCSPGWVMAMYSLLQSRRHLTMLEIEKSFGSNICRCTGYRPILEAFKKFASDAPEPLLDIEDLDICRKTGKSCRKDRCEDDWCLVDATDIEVPKTIEFQLKDGKIWTRVQTVREIFDVLKRRGDDDYMLVNGNTAKGAYPILEYPRLLIDISAVQELRGYRLDQNLVLGAGSTLTETIDLFQQLARDEFWYLERMRRHLLLVAHVPVRNIGSLAGNLMLKHKHRDFQSDVFLLFEAVGALLTIIDGRGAVIKVTPMQFLDVDMRGKVIVNILLPPKSRNYEFITFKIMPRSQNVHAMVHSAYLFHLTTEKTVINARLVYGGLSPDFIHAKNTERFLIGKNLFSNETLQGALQILEQELVVVPNPPEPSVEYRRNLAVNLFYKGLLCLYPTSTLSPRVASGGVTLRDTRPVSQASHFVPTNPALYPLNEPIPKVEALIQCAGEAPYTEDLPRLPHEVFGAFVLARKFGDIARIDPSEALKYPGVLAFYSAKDIPGVNSFTPGDLYGYVKLEEVFCSGHVKHHGQVLGLIVAELRAIADFASKLVKVEYKNVKKPVTDVKKVKHDPNRTTLLREFKGEDRGKDVVKEIKGEETIYQQMHFSIETLVSVAIPTEEGLEVRCATQHMDLVQLMISRALKLHENKIDVYVRRLGGAYGLKLSRANQVAVASALVALKLNRPCRVLLPVETVAKAVGKRLPCSIDFEVAVDKSGKIQYCNEYLYQDHGYFYNDTAITDGVFGSYQNCYNRSRWNCKVFSSTTDTAVNTAARGPGTLEAVACAEFILERIAYEMSLDPAEVRLVNVDPKYANTMREMFTKLNKDAEYARRRRLVDKYNTENRWKKRGLRYSFMRFSPFLPAYFDVNLTVFQDDGSVAIVHSGIEMGQGVNTKAVQIAAYFLGIPMEKIQIKANVTTFAPNAILSAGSVTSMNIGIGVQQCCEELLKRLVPIRSKMVNATWEEVIKAAFLANVDLQTHGFVPDAPNSDAFGVTLTEVEIDVLTGEWELLRVDLIEDAGLSVSPGIDIGQVEGAFIMGLGYWTTERVVFAVDTGEVLTDRPWNYHVPLARDIPQDFRIYFRQNSYSDKRVLGAKAIGEPPMCMSVCIAFALREAIAAARADVGIPSTQWFQIDGPYTREAIQLHTETKYCDFTF; from the exons ATGGATCGCGTCGAATTTCGCGTCAATGGCGAACTCCAATCGG TTGGCAGCGACGTGCGCTCAGACCTGTCCCTGCTGGAGTACCTGCGCGTGCGCTGCGAGTTGCGCGGCACCAAGTACCTGTGCCGGCAGGGCAGCTGCGGCGCGTGCGTCGTGGCTGTCGCTAGACCTGGAGAGCAACAGCATGCTGTCAACTCT TGTTTGGTGTCAGTGACGTCATGCCAAGACTGGGAGATCACGACGATAGAGGGCGTTGGTAACAGACTAAAGGGCTACCACCCCATACAGAAGACCCTCGCTAAGCTCAACGGTTCACAGTGCGGGTACTGCTCGCCGGGATGGGTCATGGCTATGTACAG TTTGCTTCAATCCAGACGACACCTTACTATGCTAGAGATAGAGAAGTCTTTTGGAAGCAACATTTGTCGATGTACCGGTTACAGGCCCATCCTTGAGGCTTTCAAGAAGTTTGCCAGTGACGCCCCTGAACCACTACTGGATATAGAAGACTTGGATATTTGTCGTAAAACAG GCAAATCTTGTCGAAAGGACCGCTGCGAAGACGATTGGTGCTTAGTCGACGCTACAGACATCGAGGTTCCAAAGACTATAGAGTTCCAACTAAAAGATGGAAAGATCTGGACACGAGTGCAGACAGTGAGGGAAATCTTTGACGTGCTGAAAAGGAGAGGAGACGATGATTACATGCTTGTTAACGGGAATACTGCTAAAG GAGCCTACCCAATCCTCGAATACCCTCGCCTTTTGATCGACATCAGCGCTGTCCAGGAGTTGCGTGGCTACCGTCTGGACCAGAACCTAGTGCTGGGCGCCGGCTCCACGCTCACGGAGACCATAGACCTGTTCCAGCAGCTGGCCAGGGACGAGTTCTGGTATCTGGAGAGGATGAGGCGGCACCTGCTGCTGGTCGCGCATGTTCCTGTCAGAAAT aTAGGATCGCTTGCTGGCAATTTGATGCTTAAACACAAACACCGAGACTTTCAGTCAGATGTGTTCCTTTTATTCGAGGCCGTGGGAGCTCTTCTGACTATAA TAGACGGGAGAGGAGCTGTAATAAAAGTGACGCCGATGCAATTCCTCGATGTGGACAtgagaggaaaagttatcgTTAACATTCTACTTCCACCTAAAAGCcgcaattatgaatttattacaTTCAAG ATCATGCCTCGCTCCCAAAATGTCCACGCCATGGTTCACTCCGCCTACTTATTCCACCTAACCACAGAAAAAACTGTCATCAACGCCCGTTTAGTATACGGAGGCTTAAGCCCTGACTTCATCCATGCCAAGAATACAGAGAGATTCCTCATCGGAAAGAACCTGTTCAGTAACGAGACTTTACAAGGAGCTCTTCAGATCTTGGAGCAAGAGTTGGTGGTTGTCCCGAATCCGCCAGAACCTTCGGTGGAGTATAGGAGGAATCTGGCTGTTAATTTATTCTATAAG GGCTTGCTGTGCCTCTACCCAACGAGTACTTTGAGCCCTCGTGTGGCGTCAGGGGGAGTGACGCTAAGAGACACACGCCCCGTCTCCCAAGCGAGCCACTTTGTGCCCACCAACCCAGCTTTGTACCCGTTGAATGAACCTATACCAAAAGTTGAGGCTTTG ATCCAGTGCGCTGGTGAGGCTCCATATACTGAAGACCTGCCGCGACTGCCACACGAGGTGTTTGGGGCTTTCGTGCTAGCTCGCAAGTTCGGCGATATCGCCCGGATCGACCCTAGTGAGGCCTTG AAATATCCAGGCGTGCTAGCGTTCTATTCTGCCAAAGATATTCCCGGCGTCAACTCCTTTACGCCAGGTGATTTATATGGCTACGTAAAGTTAGAAGAAGTATTCTGTTCTGGCCACGTAAAGCACCACGGACAAGTTCTCGGACTAATCGTTGCTGAGTTAAGGGCTATTGCTGATTTCGCTTCAAAACTTGTGAAGGTcgaatataaaaatgtaaagaAACCTGTAACCGATGTGAAGAAAGTGAAACATGATCCAAATAGAACTACACTGCTTAGAGAATTTAAGGGAGAAGATAGGGGTAAGGATGTGGTGAAAGAGATAAAAGGTGAAGAAACTATATATCAGCAGATGCATTTTAGTATTGAAACGTTAGTGAGCGTGGCGATACCTACGGAGGAGGGGTTGGAGGTGCGCTGTGCTACGCAGCATATGGACTTAGTGCAGCTCATGATCTCACGCGCTCTTAAGCTACATGAGAATAA AATAGACGTGTATGTCCGGCGTCTAGGCGGAGCGTATGGGCTGAAACTATCACGTGCCAATCAAGTCGCCGTAGCCAGCGCGTTGGTAGCTCTCAAACTTAATCGGCCCTGCCGGGTCTTGCTGCCAGTAGAGACAGTCGCTAAGGCTGTGGGGAAAAGACTGCCTTGCTCCATTGATTTTGAG GTAGCTGTCGACAAATCAGGCAAAATCCAATATTGCAACGAATATCTATATCAAGATCATGGTTACTTCTACAATGATACGGCAATTACTGATGGTGTCTTCGGGTCATACCAGAACTGCTACAACCGCTCGCGATGGAACTGCAAAGTCTTTAGTTCGACCACAGACACCGCTGTTAATACGGCGGCTAGGGGGCCAG GTACCTTAGAAGCCGTTGCTTGCGCCGaatttattttagaaagaatagCTTATGAGATGTCCTTAGACCCTGCTGAAGTTCGCCTGGTCAATGTAGACCCGAAATATGCAAATACTATGAGGGAAATGTTTACGAAACTAAACAAGGACGCAGAATATGCAAGAAGGAGAAGACTTGTAGATAAATACAACACAGAAAACAGATGGAAGAAACGGGGGCTTAGATATTCTTTTATGAGGTTCTCTCCTTTTTTGCCTGCATATTTCGATGTAAACTTAACGGTTTTTCAGGATGATGGCTCAGTTGCTATAGTCCACAGTGGAATAGAAATGGGCCAAGGAGTTAATACTAAAGCTGTTCAGATCGCTGCATATTTTCTTGGGATACCGATGGAGAAAATTCAGATTAAAGCGAATGTTACTACGTTTGCTCCAAATGCGATATTGTCAGCGGGTAGTGTGACGTCCATGAATATTGGGATAGGGGTACAGCAGTGCTGCGAAGAGTTGTTGAAGAGGTTAGTTCCCATAAGATCGAAGATGGTGAATGCTACTTGGGAGGAGGTGATCAAAGCAGCGTTCTTAGCCAACGTGGACCTGCAGACGCACGGGTTCGTACCTGATGCTCCGAATAGTGATGCTTTTGGAGTGACGCTGACTGAAGTGGAGATAGATGTGCTGACAGGAGAATGGGAACTGCTGAGAGTAGACCTGATTGAAGATGCAGGATTAAGTGTCAGCCCGGGAATTGATATCGGACAA GTAGAAGGAGCCTTCATCATGGGCCTAGGGTACTGGACGACGGAGCGGGTGGTGTTCGCAGTCGACACGGGCGAGGTGCTCACGGACCGTCCCTGGAACTACCACGTACCGTTAGCGAGGGACATCCCGCAGGATTTCCGCATCTATTTCAGGCAGAACTCTTATTCGGATAAACGGGTTCTTGGTGCTAAGG CGATTGGTGAGCCACCTATGTGCATGTCAGTGTGCATTGCCTTCGCGCTGCGAGAGGCAATTGCTGCCGCCCGAGCTGATGTCGGGATACCCTCCACCCAGTGGTTCCAAATAG ATGGACCCTACACAAGAGAAGCTATACAGTTGCACACAGAAACGAAATATTGTGATTTCACATTTTAA